The Vicia villosa cultivar HV-30 ecotype Madison, WI linkage group LG1, Vvil1.0, whole genome shotgun sequence genome includes a region encoding these proteins:
- the LOC131651258 gene encoding uncharacterized protein LOC131651258, translating to MIVDGMKEVEIELEDVELEIRYWDTALIMYAIGRNLSMNVVKNYMRKMWSFVALPEMFYNEEGYFIMRFKTETERDEVMMKGPYTIQNMPMVILEWRPDFSMERDMLHTVPIWVTLPQLPLHLWGEKSLGKIGSVIGNPLYTDECTAGKLRVTYARILIEVDVTQKLCEEIVIKDYGGNKRKQAVEYEWRPKYCEKCQKVRHVCNTEKKPIVQVWKPKADNKGNEGEPSRKHNDVISPTNENLQSPVMEVACSESPKGRTEVRYEEKGLWTVVKNGKRDNETIVKSGKADNCRKRLGNNWNVINNYKHHDNGRIWIVWDPKRVNLEEITMTEQMIHCRMYNVRGVQDRIGGKEVKEHEFKDLRDMMEETGLFDIERQGDKFTWFNKHTQDPIYSCIDRVLGNIEWIQQNHNKTVHTMEPGISDHALIYIKDDAVRKKARKCFRFLNAVTSMNGYQEAITKSWHRHVKGSQHKHLWNKLIRLKAVVRGLGKPLIGIKRQIDQCREKLTIAHNDRIE from the exons ATGATTGTGGATGGCATGAAAGAGGTGGAAATTGAATTGGAAGATGTGGAATTGGAAATCCGATACTGGGATACGGCGTTAATCATGTACGCCATAGGAAGAAATCTGAGTATGAATGTTGTAAAGAACTATATGAGGAAGATGTGGTCATTTGTGGCGCTTCCAGAAATGTTCTACAACGAGGAAGGCTACTTCATTATGAGGTTCAAGACAGAGACAGAACGTGATGAGGTGATGATGAAGGGGCCATACACGATTCAAAATATGCCCATGGTGATATTGGAATGGAGGCCAGATTTCTCGATGGAGAGAGATATGCTACACACTGTGCCAATCTGGGTAACTCTGCCTCAGCTACCGCTGCACCTCTGGGGAGAGAAAAGTTTGGGGAAAATTGGTAGTGTCATTGGCAACCCGCTATACACAGATGAATGCACTGCTGGAAAGCTTAGAGTCACATATGCACGCATTCTTATTGAGGTGGATGTTACGCAAAAACTATGTGAAGAGATTGTGATCAAGGACTATGGGGGGAATAAAAGAAAACAAGCAGTTGAATATGAATGGCGACCAAAGTACTGTGAAAAGTGTCAAAAGGTGAGGCATGTTTGCAACACAGAGAAGAAACCTATAGTACAAGTTTGGAAACCAAAAGCAGACAACAAAGGAAATGAAGGTGAACCTAGCAGAAAGCATAATGATGTTATCAGCCCTACAAATGAGAATCTGCAGAGCCCTGTTATGGAAGTAGCATGTTCAGAGAGCCCCAAAGGAAGAACTGAAGTCCGTTATGAAGAGAAGGGCCTATGGACTGTTGTGAAGAATGGAAAGCGTGACAATG AGACTATAGTAAAAAGTGGAAAAGCAGACAATTGTAGAAAGAGGCTTGGTAATAATTGGAATGTTATTAATAACTACAAACATCATGACAATGGTAGAATTTGGATTGTGTGGGATCCAAAGAGAGTTAATCTTGAGGAGATCACTATGACTGAGCAAATGATTCACTGTAGGATGTACAATGTGAGAG GGGTGCAGGATAGAATTGGTGGTAAAGAGGTGAAGGAACATGAGTTCAAAGATCTCAGGGACATGATGGAGGAGACTGGTTTGTTTGATATAGAGAGACAAGGTGATAAATTTACTTGGTTCAATAAACATACTCAGGATCCCATCTACTCTTGTATTGACAGGGTACTAGGAAATATTGAATGGATTCAACAAAATCATAATAAGACTGTGCATACTATGGAGCCAGGTATTTCTGATCATGCTTTGATTTATATTAAAGATGATGCAGTGAGAAAGAAGGCTAGGAAGTGCTTCAGATTTCTAAATGCTGTAACTAGTATGAATGGGTACCAGGAAGCTATAACAAAGAGTTGGCATAGGCATGTTAAGGGATCTCAACATAAACATCTTTGGAACAAGCTCATTAGATTGAAAGCTGTGGTGAGAGGACTGGGTAAACCTCTTATTGGTATAAAGAGGCAGATTGATCAATGTAGAGAAAAGTTGACTATAGCTCATAATGACAGGATAGAATGA